The Streptomyces cyanogenus DNA segment GACCGGCTCGGCTACGAGGACACGGCCCTCGAAGGCGTGGAGTACCGCGAGTCCCTCAAGCCCCTGCTGGCCAAACTCCCGCCCCGGGAGCGGCGGATCATCATGCTGCGCTTCTTCGCCAACATGACCCAGTCGCAGATCGGCGAGGAGGTCGGCATCTCCCAGATGCACGTCTCGCGCCTGCTGACGCGCACGCTGGCCCAGCTCAGGGAGGGCCTGATCTCGGACTGAGCCCCGACGACGGCAGGCTTCCCATCTGACGGTATGTCAGCCACCATGACCGGATGCTGCGTACCGGGATCCTTCGTACGACGACATGGACGCATGGCCGCCGAGGCGCCGTTACGGCAGCATCGGCGGCCGTCGTCTGCCTGGGCGGGGTGCTGGCCGCGTGCGGCGGCGGCCCGGGGGACGGCTACACCGCGGTCGGCGCGGGTGCGGGCGGTCCGACCGCCGTACGGCCGTCGGGGTCGGTGACGCTGGTGCCGCTCGACGGGGCGACTCCACGCGCGACCAGCTCGCCGGGCCCGCCGGAATCGCCGAGCGGTTCGGCGGGGGCTGGCGGCACGGGCTCCACCCCTACCCCGCGGACCACCCGGAGTACCCCCACCGCACCCGGCCGGACAGCCAACCCGGGCACACCGGACCCTGCCGGCAGCCGGAGCGGTCGTACGACACCGCCGGCGGCCTCGCCCGGTCCGGCCGAGAGCTCCACGACACCCCCCGCGACCCCCGCCGACCTCTCCTGGGGCGCCCCGGCGACCGAGGACACCGACCGGCGCTGGTGCCAGCAGGTGACCGTGGCCTTCCGCAATGCCGGCGGTACGGCGGTGCGTTCGGGCTCGGTGACGTTCGGGACGCACATCACCGGCGCGCTCGGTGTCGACTGGGGCACGGTCGACTCGACCGTGGAGCTGCCCGTGCCGCTGGCGCCGGGTGCGCGCCGGAGTCCCACGTGGACGGTGTGCGTGGACGCCTGGAGGGTGCCGCTCGGCATGCACATCGAGACGCGGGACGTGTCCGTCGCCTGGGAGTGACCCCTGCGGGCCGTTACTTCATCGCCAGCCAGGCGACGCCGGCCACCACGGCGAGCACCACGACGACGCCGATGATCAGCCCGACCCGGGGACCGGAGGAGGCCGCCTGCTGCTGCCGTCCCTGGGGAGCCTCGTCGACGAACGCGCGGAACATCTGGGTGCTGCCTGCGGGGTCGTAATTGCCCTGGGGGCCCTGGGTGTTAGCCATGCCCCGAGACCCTAGCGAATCCCGGTGACCGGCCCAAGTGCGGGGCCACCGGGACAGACGGGGGCACGCCACCCGCAGCCACCTGCATGTTTACGTTCGCAATACTTGCCTTTGCCAACTTTTTGCGTCGCGCACTCCGAATTTGTTTGCCTGCAGCAACCAAGCACGCCTATGGTTGCCCTAAGCAACGATACGGGAGGTGTGATGGCCGAGCAGGCGCAGTTCGAAGAGCTGGCGCGTCAGCTCAGCGCCGTCGGAGCCGTGAAACGGGACATGGGGCGGATCCTGCCCCACGACTGTCCGGCCGGCTCGGCCGCCGTGCTGACGCTGCTCGGCCGCCACGGCGACATGCGCATGAGCAAGCTCGCCGAGCTGCTCGCCGTGGACATGTCGGTCACCAGCCGGCATGTCGCGCACGTCGCCGCACGCGGCTGGATCGAGCGACACCCGGACCCCGCGGACAAGCGCTCGCGCATCCTGCGCCTGACGCCCGCGGGCCTGGAGCAGCTCGACGAGCTGTCCCGGCGGACCACGCATCTGCTCGCCGAGCGGCTCGCGGACTGGACCGACGAGGACGTCGCCGAGCTGATCCGGCTGATGACACGCCTGCGCGCGTCCTTCGGCGACTGCCGGTCCGCCCCGCTCCGGCTCCCCGAACCCGTAACCCCAGAGACCACCCGTACACCCGCAAGCACATAAGAGAAGGAAGCCCATGGCAACGACCACACCAGCCGGTGTGCGGGCTCACGCCAAGCACGGGGGAGGCTCCCACGGCGACGCCCCGATGACCCACCGGCAGATCATGGAGGCCCTGTCCGGGCTGCTGCTCGGCATGTTCGTGGCGATCCTGTCGTCCACGATCGTCTCCAACGCCCTGCCGGAGATCATCGGCGACCTCGGCGGCGGCCAGTCCGCCTACACCTGGGTGGTCACCGCCGCCCTGCTGTCGATGACCGCGGCCACTCCCCTGTGGGGCAAGCTCGCCGACCTGTACAGCAAGAAGGCTCTCGTCCAGATAGCCCTCGTCATCTACGTGATCGCCTCGATGGCGGCCGGTCTGTCGCAGAACCCCGGCATGCTCATCACCTTCCGGGTGTTCCAGGGCATCGGCGTCGGCGGTCTGTCCGCCCTGGCGCAGATCGTCATGGCGGCGATGATCTCCCCGCGTGAGCGCGGCCGGTACTCCGGCTACCTGGGTGCCACCTTCGCCGTCGCCACCGTCGGCGGCCCGCTGCTCGGCGGTGTCATCACCGACACCTCCTGGCTGGGCTGGCGCTGGTGCTTCTACGTCGGTGTCCCCTTCGCGATCATCGCGCTGATCGTGCTGCAGAAGACCCTGCACCTGCCCGTGGCCAAGCGGGAGGTCAAGGTCGACTGGGGCGGCGCGACCCTGATCTCCGCCGCCGTCTCCCTGCTGCTGGTCTGGGTCACCTTCGCCGGTGACAAGTACGACTGGCTGTCCTGGCAGACCTACGCGATGGTCGGCGGTTCGGTCGTCCTCGGCGCGCTGTTCGTGCTCGCCGAGTCCAAGGCGAGCGAGCCGATCATCCCGCTGCGCCTGTTCAGGAACCGCACCATCACCCTCGCCTCGCTCGCCTCGCTGTTCGTCGGTGTCGCGATGTTCACCGGCACGGTGTTCTTCAGCCAGTACTTCCAGCTGGCCCGCGACAAGTCGCCGACGATGTCGGGCGTCATGACCATCCCGATGATCGGCGGTCTGTTCGTCTCCTCGACCGTCTCGGGTCAGTTCATCACCCGCACCGGCCGCTGGAAGGCGTGGCTGGTCAGCGGTGGGGTGCTGGTCACGGCCGGCCTGGTGCTGCTCGGCGGCATCCGGTACGACACCGCCTACTGGAAGATGGCCGTCTTCATGGCCCTGCTGGGTCTCGGCATCGGCATGATGATGCAGAACCTGGTGCTCGCCACGCAGAACCAGGTGGCGCCCTCCGACCTCGGCTCGGCCAGCTCCACGGTCACCTTCTTCCGCTCCCTCGGCGGTGCGGTCGGCGTCTCCGCGCTGGGCGCCGTGATGTCCCGCCGGATCACCCACTACGTCCAGGACGGCGTCGCCGACCTGAGCCCGAAGTACCAGAAGGCCCTGGCCGGCAGCTCCGGTTCGACCGACAGCATCCCGGACATGGACGCGCTGCCGAAGCCCATCCGGACGCTGCTGGAGAGCGCCTACGGCCACGGCATCGCCGACGTCTTCCTCATCGCCGGCGGCCTCGCCGCCGTCGCCCTGCTGATCACGCTGTTCATCAAGGAGGTCCCGCTGAAGACCAGGGGCGCGCTCGCCCAGGCCGCCGAGGGCGACACCCCGGCCGCGGCCCAGGCTCCGGCCGCCGCCGCGACGGCCACCGAGGCTCCCGCCCCGGAGCGGGTGCCCAGCTGGGCCACCCCCGTCGTCGGCGAGAACGGCACCACGGCCACCGCGACCACGCAGCCCAGCGCCGTCGCCACGGTCGCCGGGCCCGGCGCCCCGGGCAGCGGCGGCACCCCGGTGCAGGGCTTCGTCCGCGGCGCCGAGAGCGCCCCGGTCCCGCAGGCCGCGGTCACCCTGATCTCGCTGTCCGGCCGCCAGCTGGGCCGCTCGGTCGCCCAGGCCGACGGCTCCTACGCGCTCGACGCCCCCGGCACCGGCTCGTACGTCCTGATCGCCTCCGCCGACGGTTACCAGCCGCAGGCCTCCACCATCGTGGTGGGCGAGGAACCGCTGTCGTACGACATCCTGCTGAGCGGCACCAGCGGGCTCACCGGTGTGGTGCGGGCCGCCGGGAGCGCGCTGCCGGTCAAGGACGCCATGGTCATCGTCACCGACGTGCGCGGCGACCTGCTGGCCACCGCGGCCACCGGCGAGCAGGGCGACTTCGCCCTCACCGACCTGGTGCCCGGCACGGTGACCGTCGCGGTCAACGCGATCGGCTTCCGGCCGCGCGCCCTGCCGGTCGAGGTCGGCGCCACCGGCGTCACCCGCGTCGAGGTCGACCTGGAGGCCGGCGCCCGGCTGCAGGGTGTCGTCCGGGCCCCGCACGGTCCGCTGGCCGACGCCCGGGTGACCCTGGTCGACCAGGCGGGCAACGTGGTCGGCACCGCCACCACGGGTACGGACGGCGCGTACGCCTTCACCGACCTGGACGGCGGCGAGTACACCGTCATCGCGACCGGCTACCCGCCGGTGGCCACCGCGCTGACCGTGTCCGGCCCCGGCGTCGACGGCCACGACATCGAACTCGCCCACCCCGGCGAGTAGTTCACACCCCGGCCCGTGGCGGCGCGCCCTGAGCGGAGGGCGCGCCCGCCACGGGCCGGTCTCATACGACCGGTTTTTGGGCTTTTTCAGGGAGAAACGGGATGGGACTGACCGCGAGGATCCGTACGCGGGACGGATGGGCCGTGTCGCACGCGGTCGTCACGGTGACCGACATGACCGGCACGCAGGTGCTGCGGGCCGAGGCCGACGCCGAGGGAGCCGTACGGGACACCACCGAGCTGGCGCCGGGCGCGTACACCGTGATCGTGACCGCCGTCGGCTACGCGCCCGCCGCGTCCAGCGCGATCGTCACCGCGAGCGGCCGGGCCGAGGTCGGCACGGTGACGCTGGCCCGGCAGGGCGGCACCGAGCTGCCGCCGCCCGGCCCGTGGACCATCGACCCGGTGCACTCCTCCGTCGCCGCGGCCGCCCAACACCTCGGGATCTCCAGCGTGCACGGCCGGTTCACGCAGTTCGGCGGCACCATCGCGATCGCCCCCGACGACGTCACGAAGTCCCGGGTGGAGGCGGTGATCCGGGCGGCGTCCGTCGACACCGGCAACACCGTGCGCGACACGCATCTGAGGTCCGGGGACTTCCTCGACGTCGAACGGCACCCGGAGATCACCTACCGCTCGACGGGTCTGAGCCAGGCCGGCTCCGACCGCTGGACGGTCCACGGCGAACTGTCCCTGCACGGGGTCGTACGACCGGTGGACCTGGACCTCGCCTACCTCGGCACCGGCGCCGACCCGTGGGGCGGCACCCGCGCCGCGTTCCGGGCCACCGCCGAACTGCACCGCGAGGACTTCGCCATGCACTACAACCAGGTCCTCCAGGCGGGCATCGCCGCCATCGGCACCACGCTGAAGGTGGAGCTGGACATCCAGGCGGTCCAGGGCGACTCGCTGCCCCAGGCGTAGACCAGGTGTGGACATAGGCCCAGCAGGGTCAGCCACCGGGGCACCCACTGCCCCTAGGCTGCCCCCATGGCCCCGAACATCGCTACCAACACCCGTGTATCGCTGGACGAGCTGCTGGACTTCGTACGACCCCGCCACCGCGCCCTGCTGATCACCCGCCGGGCCGACGGCTCCCCGCAGGCCTCCCCGCTGACCTGCGGGGTGGACGACTCCGGACGGATCGTCGTCTCCACCTACCCGGAGCGGGCCAAGACCCGCAACGCCCAGCGCGATCCCCGGGTCAGCCTGGTCGTCCTGAGCGACGAGTGGAACGGCCCCTGGGTCCAGATCGACGGCACGGCCGAGGTCATCGACACCCCCGACTCCGTGGAACCGCTGGTCGAGTACTACCGCAACATCGCCGGCGAACACCCCGACTGGGACGAGTACAGGGCGGCGATGGTCAAGCAGGGCAAGTCCATCATCCGGGTGACCCCACACCGCTGGGGCCCGGTGGCCACGGGCGGCTTCCCGGCGCGGCTGGTCACCGACAACTGACCACCCCCACACCGAGCCGACGGACGGAGTCCGGCGCAGCGCCTCGAAGCCTGCGCAGCAGCGCGAGAGACGCAGACAAAAGGGGCCCGGGCGGCCATGGTCAAGCAGGGCAAGTCCATCAGAGGGGTGACCCCACACCGCTGGGGCCCGGTGGCCACGGGCGGCTTCCCGGCGCGGCTGGTGTCCGAGGGGTAGTCAGCCGCGGGCGACCATCGCCTCGATGCCGGCGATCAGCAGGTCCAGGGCGAACGCGAAGTCGCGGTCCAGCATCTCGTCCACCGTGTCACCGCCACGTGCCGCCATGAGGTCCTTGGACTCCTTCATCACGTCGGCGGTGCCGGGGACCTCGTCCACCATGGACATGGCCTGCTCGAAGTACTCCTCCGGGCTGAGTCCGGTGTCCGCGATCCGGGCGAAGAAGTGCCCCTCGATCGTGCCGAAGCCGTACACGAACTGGAAGACGGCCGAGATCGCCCCGGTCACCCCGTGCGCCGGCAGCCCCGCCCGGCGGACGACCCGCTGGACCACCCGGGAGAACGCGAGCGAGTTCGGGCCGATGTTCAGGTAGCGCCCGGCCAGCGGCGACAGCCAGGGGTGCCGGACCAGCAGCCCCCGGTACGCGGTGGCCAGCGCCCGCAGCTGCTCCCGCCAGTCCTCGTCCGCGGTGTCCGGGTCGGGCAGCCGCAGCTCGGCGTAGGTCGCGTCCAGGGCGAGTTCGAGCAGGTCGTCCTTGGTGTCGACGTACCAGTACAGGGACATCGCGGTGACGTTCAGCTCGGCCGCCAGCCGCCGCATGGAGAACTTGGCGAGTCCCTCGGCGTCCAGCAGCCGTACGGACGCCTCGGTGATCCGCTCCCGGTCCAGCCCGGAGGGCTGCCCGCTGCGCCCTGCGCGCCGGGTCCTGCCCTCCCGCCACACACTGTCCCGCGCCGACCGACCTGCCTGCTTCGTCACCGGCGGCCCTTCCTCGTTTGCGCTCACTGTCCCAACCTAGGGGCGCGGGGAACCACGTGACCAGCCACAACGCGCCCGCAGTCGCCTGACTACCCCATCCCCCGAGCGGCTAGGCGGACACCCGCTCCGCCCGCCGAAGCAGTCCGGCGGCCAGGAACCCTCCGCCGAGCACCGCGACGGCCCCCACCAACTGACCCGCGCCCAGCGCGGCGGACAACGGTTCCCCCGACGCCACCGAAGAGCTGAGCACAGCACCCAGCACGGCAACACCAAGCCCGTTCCCGAACTCGGCCAGCGTTCCGTTGATCCCGGCCCCGACCCCCGCCTTCTCCGGAGGGATCGCGCTCATGATGGCGTGCGCCATCGCCGGGTTCGCCACCGCGCACCCCGCGCCGATCAGCAGCAGCCCGAGCAGCGTCCCCGCATAACCCCCGTGGTCCACCTCGGCGATCGACACCAGGCCCCCGGCCATGCAGATCATGCCGAGCGCGATCGACGCCGGCGTGCCCAGCCGCGCCGACCACCTCGCCGACAGCCCGCTGAAGTTGAGCACCACCACCGTCAGCGCCAGCGGAGCGGTCCGCAGCCCGGCCTCCAGCGGGGCGTAACCGAGCACGAACTGCAGGTGCTGGGTGAGCAGGAACAGCGCACCGCCCATGCCGAACACGATCAGCACGGCCCCGGCGACCGCACCGGTGAACCGCCGGTCCCGGAAGAAGTGGATGTCGAGCATCGGCTCCTCGGCCCTGCTCTCCCACCAGGCGAAGGCACCCAGCACCGCCACCGCCCCGGCCGCCGTGAGCAGCACCCGCGCCGACGTCCAGCCGTGTCCCGGCCCGGAGATGACGGCGTAGACGAGCGCGGCCATGCCGACGGTGGACAGCAGCGCGCCGGGCAGGTCCGGGCGGTCACCGCGCGGGTTCTTCGACTCGGGGACGAGGGCCACCACCGCGACCAGGCCCAGCGCCGCGACCGGCAGGTTGATCAGGAAGATCGCGCCCCACCAGAAGTGGTCGAGCACGAAACCGCCGATCAGCGGGCCGCCGGCGAAGCCCAGCGCGTTGACCGCGCTCCAGATGCCGATCGCCTTCGGCTGCTCCTCAGGGGAGAAGATCTGCATCGCCACGGCCAGCGTGGTGGTCATCAGCAGCGCGCCGCCGACGCCCATGCCGGCCCGCGCGGCGATCAGCTGGGAGTTGCTGCCGGCGAGTCCGGCCACGAGCGAGCCGACGCCGAACAGGGCGAGCCCGGCGATCAGCATCTTCTTGCGGCCGTAGCGGTCGGCGGCGCTGCCCGCGGTGAGCAGCAGGCCGGACTGCACCAGGGAGTACGCGTTGATCATCCACTGGATGTCGGAGGTCTTCGCGTGCAGCTCGCGGGTGAGCGAGGGGATGGCCACGTTCAGGACGGTGTTGTCGAGCAGCACGGTGAGCTGCGCGAGACAGATGACGCCGAGGATCAGCCAGCGCTGGGGATGGCCTTGGGATGAGGACATGCCGTACACCGTATAGCCGCTGCTATACGGTGTACAACGCGTTTTCCGGTCGGTCGGTCCCCCGCCCTCAGTCGGTCGCCTTCCGGGTGAGGTCGTAGAACGTGGCCGAGCCCACCGTCACCTTCTCGAAGGTGCTCTGGACCCAGGAGCTGATCCGGGAGGCGGTACCGCTGCTGCCGCCGCCGCCCATGCGGCCGCCGGCGATGAAGTAGTGGATCTTCCCTTCCTCGACGTACTTCCTGAACTGCGCCAGGGTCGGGGAGGGATCGGTGCCGTTGAAGCCGCCGATCGCCATGACCGGGTCGCCGGTGGCGAGCTGGTAGCCGGCCGCGTTCTGGGAGCCGACGGAGGCGGCGACCCAGGTGTACTTCCCGGCGTCCTTCTCCAGCAGCTCCTTGGCCTCGGACGTCACCCTGGCGCCGTTCAGCAGGCCGCCGACGCCACCGGCGCGACCGCCCTCGCCCATCCGGCCGCCACCCGGGAGACCGAAGCCGTTGCCGGTGCCGTTCTGCGGGCCCTGCCGACCCGGCATGCCGCCACCGGGCAGCCCGCCGCCCGGGACACCGTTGCCCTGCTGGTTCGGCTGTCCCTGCGGGCCGTTCTGCCCGCCCGGCATGCCGCCGCCGAAGCCGCCCCGCACACCGCCACCGGGGCCGCCACCGGGGCCGCCGCCCCGGCCGCCCCTCACACTGGCGCCCGCCGGACCGGCCGTGACGATGGAACCGGTGTGGCCCTCCTGGAGCGTGCTCAGGGTGTACGCCGTCGGTCCGGCCAGCGCGGCCACGAGGCCCACCGCCGCCGCCCCGAGGGCGAGCCGCCGGGGGGCACGGCCCGCGAAGACCAGGCCGAGCGCCGCGGCCAGCCCGCCGATCAGGACCGGCCACTTCAGCCAGGGCAGATAGTCGGGGGTGCGGGTGAGCAGGACGTACCCCCAGGCGGCCGCCGCGACCACGGACGCGGCGAGCGTGATCGACGCCCACAGCTCACGCCGCCGCTCCCACAGCAGCCCGGCACCCATGCCGACGACGGCCGCGAGGTAGGGGGCGAGGGCCACGGTGTAGTACTGGTGGAAGATGCCCGCCATGTAGCTGAAGACCACCGTGGTCGTCAGCAGCGAGCCGCCCCAGACCAGGAACGAGGCGCGGGTCACGGACGTCCTGGGCAGCCTGCGCGTGGCCACCAGGCCGGCGGCGAGCAGGACCAGCGCCGCCGGCAGCAGCCAGGAGATCTGGCCGCCGACCTCGGAGCCGAACATCCGGTCCCAGCCGGTCTCCCCCCACATGCCGGTGCCGCCACCGCCGCCACCGCCGCCCACGCTGCCGGTCTCCTCGCCGTTGAGCCGGCCGAGACCGTTGTAGCCGAAGGTCAGCTCCAGGAAGCTGTTGTTCTGCGAGCCGCCGATGTACGGCCGCGACGAGACCGGCCACAGCTCGACCACCGCGACCCACCAGCCGCCGGAGACGACCAGCGCGAGCGTCGCCGCGGCCAGCTGCCCGAACCGCTTCCTCAACGACACCGGCGCGCAGACCGCGTACACGAGCGCCAGCGCCGGCAGGATCAGGAACGCCTGGAGCGTCTTGGCGAGGAACGCGAAACCGATCGCGATCCCGGCCCACACCAGCCACTTGGTACGGCCGTCCTCCACGGCCCGGACGACGAGGTAGCAGGCCACGGACATCAGCAGGGCCAGCAGCGCGTCCGGGTTGTTGAACCGGAACATCAGCGCCGCGACGGGGGTGAGCGCGAGCACCGCACCCGCGATCAGACCGGCCGCGGGGCCGAACCGGCGGCGCACGGCCGCGTGGACGACCGCGACCGTCGCCACACCCATCAGCACCTCGGGCACGAGGATCGCCCACGAGTGGAGGCCGAAGAGGCGCACCGACAGCGCCATCGGCCACAGCGCGGCCGGCGGCTTGTCGACGGTGATGGCGTTGCCCGCGTCCAGCGAGCCGAAGAAGAACGCCTTCCAGGACGTACTGCCCGCCTGGACGGCCGCAGAGTAGAAGGAGTTGGCGTAGCCGGAGGCGCTCAGGTCGTACAGGTACAGCAGCAGGGTGGCGGCCAGCAGGCCGAGCAGGGCCGGGCGGGCCCAGCGGGGGTCCTCGGGCCGGCCGCGCCACACTCCGCGCAGGAACGGCTGCTCGGGCGCACCGGCCGCGGAGGCCTGCGGGGGCGTGGCCGGGGGCGGTCCCCAGACGGTCGTACCGGTCATCGGGCATCCTCCGGGTCGGTGTCGTGAGCGCGCACCGGCTGCAGCCGCATGGTGGCGTCGGGGGTGTCCCAGCTGTCGTCCGCGGCGTCACCGGCGCGGAACCGGGTGGTCCGGTGCGGCTGTTCGTACGGCGGCGCGAACGTCTGCTGCGGGTGCGTCTGCTGCGGGTGCGTCTGCTGCTGGTACGTCTGCTGCCGGTGCATCTGCTGCCGGTGCGTCTGCTGGTACGGCACCGGGCGGTGCGGCAGCGGTGCGTGCGGGGCCGGGGTGCGGTGGGCCGGCGCGGGCGGGGCGTGCGGGGCGGCCGCTGCGGACGGCTCGGACTCGCTCCGGTCCGGGAAGACCCAGGCGCGGAAGAGCAGGAAGCGCAGCACGGTCGCCGCCAGGTTGGCCGCGATCAGCACCGCCAGCTCGGTCGAGTGCGCGGGGCTGCCGCCCGCCGCGTCGAGGGCGGCGAGCGAGCCGCTGGTCAGGGCGAGGCCGATACCGAAGACGACCAGGCCCTGCGCCTGGT contains these protein-coding regions:
- a CDS encoding MFS transporter, with translation MATTTPAGVRAHAKHGGGSHGDAPMTHRQIMEALSGLLLGMFVAILSSTIVSNALPEIIGDLGGGQSAYTWVVTAALLSMTAATPLWGKLADLYSKKALVQIALVIYVIASMAAGLSQNPGMLITFRVFQGIGVGGLSALAQIVMAAMISPRERGRYSGYLGATFAVATVGGPLLGGVITDTSWLGWRWCFYVGVPFAIIALIVLQKTLHLPVAKREVKVDWGGATLISAAVSLLLVWVTFAGDKYDWLSWQTYAMVGGSVVLGALFVLAESKASEPIIPLRLFRNRTITLASLASLFVGVAMFTGTVFFSQYFQLARDKSPTMSGVMTIPMIGGLFVSSTVSGQFITRTGRWKAWLVSGGVLVTAGLVLLGGIRYDTAYWKMAVFMALLGLGIGMMMQNLVLATQNQVAPSDLGSASSTVTFFRSLGGAVGVSALGAVMSRRITHYVQDGVADLSPKYQKALAGSSGSTDSIPDMDALPKPIRTLLESAYGHGIADVFLIAGGLAAVALLITLFIKEVPLKTRGALAQAAEGDTPAAAQAPAAAATATEAPAPERVPSWATPVVGENGTTATATTQPSAVATVAGPGAPGSGGTPVQGFVRGAESAPVPQAAVTLISLSGRQLGRSVAQADGSYALDAPGTGSYVLIASADGYQPQASTIVVGEEPLSYDILLSGTSGLTGVVRAAGSALPVKDAMVIVTDVRGDLLATAATGEQGDFALTDLVPGTVTVAVNAIGFRPRALPVEVGATGVTRVEVDLEAGARLQGVVRAPHGPLADARVTLVDQAGNVVGTATTGTDGAYAFTDLDGGEYTVIATGYPPVATALTVSGPGVDGHDIELAHPGE
- a CDS encoding MarR family winged helix-turn-helix transcriptional regulator; the protein is MAEQAQFEELARQLSAVGAVKRDMGRILPHDCPAGSAAVLTLLGRHGDMRMSKLAELLAVDMSVTSRHVAHVAARGWIERHPDPADKRSRILRLTPAGLEQLDELSRRTTHLLAERLADWTDEDVAELIRLMTRLRASFGDCRSAPLRLPEPVTPETTRTPAST
- a CDS encoding YceI family protein, giving the protein MGLTARIRTRDGWAVSHAVVTVTDMTGTQVLRAEADAEGAVRDTTELAPGAYTVIVTAVGYAPAASSAIVTASGRAEVGTVTLARQGGTELPPPGPWTIDPVHSSVAAAAQHLGISSVHGRFTQFGGTIAIAPDDVTKSRVEAVIRAASVDTGNTVRDTHLRSGDFLDVERHPEITYRSTGLSQAGSDRWTVHGELSLHGVVRPVDLDLAYLGTGADPWGGTRAAFRATAELHREDFAMHYNQVLQAGIAAIGTTLKVELDIQAVQGDSLPQA
- a CDS encoding MFS transporter encodes the protein MSSSQGHPQRWLILGVICLAQLTVLLDNTVLNVAIPSLTRELHAKTSDIQWMINAYSLVQSGLLLTAGSAADRYGRKKMLIAGLALFGVGSLVAGLAGSNSQLIAARAGMGVGGALLMTTTLAVAMQIFSPEEQPKAIGIWSAVNALGFAGGPLIGGFVLDHFWWGAIFLINLPVAALGLVAVVALVPESKNPRGDRPDLPGALLSTVGMAALVYAVISGPGHGWTSARVLLTAAGAVAVLGAFAWWESRAEEPMLDIHFFRDRRFTGAVAGAVLIVFGMGGALFLLTQHLQFVLGYAPLEAGLRTAPLALTVVVLNFSGLSARWSARLGTPASIALGMICMAGGLVSIAEVDHGGYAGTLLGLLLIGAGCAVANPAMAHAIMSAIPPEKAGVGAGINGTLAEFGNGLGVAVLGAVLSSSVASGEPLSAALGAGQLVGAVAVLGGGFLAAGLLRRAERVSA
- a CDS encoding TetR/AcrR family transcriptional regulator, whose amino-acid sequence is MTKQAGRSARDSVWREGRTRRAGRSGQPSGLDRERITEASVRLLDAEGLAKFSMRRLAAELNVTAMSLYWYVDTKDDLLELALDATYAELRLPDPDTADEDWREQLRALATAYRGLLVRHPWLSPLAGRYLNIGPNSLAFSRVVQRVVRRAGLPAHGVTGAISAVFQFVYGFGTIEGHFFARIADTGLSPEEYFEQAMSMVDEVPGTADVMKESKDLMAARGGDTVDEMLDRDFAFALDLLIAGIEAMVARG
- a CDS encoding PPOX class F420-dependent oxidoreductase; translated protein: MAPNIATNTRVSLDELLDFVRPRHRALLITRRADGSPQASPLTCGVDDSGRIVVSTYPERAKTRNAQRDPRVSLVVLSDEWNGPWVQIDGTAEVIDTPDSVEPLVEYYRNIAGEHPDWDEYRAAMVKQGKSIIRVTPHRWGPVATGGFPARLVTDN
- a CDS encoding ArnT family glycosyltransferase encodes the protein MTGTTVWGPPPATPPQASAAGAPEQPFLRGVWRGRPEDPRWARPALLGLLAATLLLYLYDLSASGYANSFYSAAVQAGSTSWKAFFFGSLDAGNAITVDKPPAALWPMALSVRLFGLHSWAILVPEVLMGVATVAVVHAAVRRRFGPAAGLIAGAVLALTPVAALMFRFNNPDALLALLMSVACYLVVRAVEDGRTKWLVWAGIAIGFAFLAKTLQAFLILPALALVYAVCAPVSLRKRFGQLAAATLALVVSGGWWVAVVELWPVSSRPYIGGSQNNSFLELTFGYNGLGRLNGEETGSVGGGGGGGGTGMWGETGWDRMFGSEVGGQISWLLPAALVLLAAGLVATRRLPRTSVTRASFLVWGGSLLTTTVVFSYMAGIFHQYYTVALAPYLAAVVGMGAGLLWERRRELWASITLAASVVAAAAWGYVLLTRTPDYLPWLKWPVLIGGLAAALGLVFAGRAPRRLALGAAAVGLVAALAGPTAYTLSTLQEGHTGSIVTAGPAGASVRGGRGGGPGGGPGGGVRGGFGGGMPGGQNGPQGQPNQQGNGVPGGGLPGGGMPGRQGPQNGTGNGFGLPGGGRMGEGGRAGGVGGLLNGARVTSEAKELLEKDAGKYTWVAASVGSQNAAGYQLATGDPVMAIGGFNGTDPSPTLAQFRKYVEEGKIHYFIAGGRMGGGGSSGTASRISSWVQSTFEKVTVGSATFYDLTRKATD